In the Nicotiana tabacum cultivar K326 chromosome 16, ASM71507v2, whole genome shotgun sequence genome, one interval contains:
- the LOC107795431 gene encoding uncharacterized protein LOC107795431, protein MNTGSSCSNSSKDDFSVLVLASDLGIDARPFLTQPEESWHDCPSHLPSSEEQDFDFLQFFRLEPGSDKAGNRIFRIVGKYFPAVVIDGERLKRYVFNKICSELPEEPFCIVYMHTTVQKEDNNPGLTILRWIYEDLPSEHKDRLQVVYFVHPGIRSRLVLATLGRFFLSGGLYWKIKYVSRLQYLWDDIKKGELEIPEFVQKHDDILEHRPLTDYGIEPDPLHLSQMPPTAYSFGRHDSGWSSREYMS, encoded by the exons ATGAATACGGGAAGCTCCTGTTCAAATTCCAGTAAGGATGATTTCTCAGTTTTAGTGTTAGCATCGGATCTTGGTATTGATGCCCGACCCTTTTTGACCCAACCCGAAGAGAGCTGGCATGATTGCCCTTCTCACCTTCCTTCTTCTGAGGAACAAGATTTTGACTTCCTCCAATTCTTCCGCCTTGAACCCGGTTCTGATAAAGCGGGTAATCGGATCTTCCGTATTGTTGGAAAATACTTTCCGG CTGTAGTTATAGATGGGGAGCGGCTGAAAAGGTACGTCTTTAACAAAATTTGCTCGGAGTTGCCTGAGGAGCCATTCTGCATTGTCTACATGCATACTACTGTCCAGAAGGAGGATAACAACCCCGGATTAACCATCTTGAGGTGGATCTACGAAGATCTGCCTTCTGAACATAAGGACAGGCTTCAGGTTGTATACTTTGTGCATCCTGGGATACGGTCAAGGCTTGTTCTTGCAACACTAGGCAGATTTTTCCTAAGTGGAGG CTTGTATTGGAAAATAAAGTATGTTAGTCGCCTGCAATATCTTTGGGACGACATAAAGAAAGGAGAGCTCGAGATTCCTGAATTTGTTCAAAAGCATGATGACATTCTAGAGCACAGACCACTGACTGATTATGGAATTGAACCAGATCCCCTCCACCTATCACAGATGCCACCGACAGCCTACTCGTTTGGGAGACATGACTCAGGATGGTCATCTAGAGAGTACATGTCTTAG